Proteins encoded together in one Prunus dulcis chromosome 3, ALMONDv2, whole genome shotgun sequence window:
- the LOC117623409 gene encoding metalloendoproteinase 2-MMP-like — translation MASKSHLSLFTITLFLILLSLLSSHATSSETHNNKIPSSPFEFLEHLKGCHKGDKVKGIQDLKKYLGKFGYLSSNNNGHFNDDDFDDQLESAIKTYQINYHLKATGTLDAKTVSNMMMPRCGVADIINGTSSMRSGKQRHPHHHHHGGHTVAHYTFFRGNPKWPASKYHLTYAFLQGTPAEATGPVARAFQTWAANTHFTFSQSNQNPDLTVSFHRGNHGDGAPFDGLGGTIAHAFAPTNGRFHYDADERFSVGAVSGAYDLETVALHEIGHLLGLGHSSVQGAIMYPTISPGVTQQSLHGDDIQGIKALYNA, via the coding sequence ATGGCATCAAAATCccatctttctctcttcaCAATCACCCTCTTCCTCATCCTCCTTTCTCTCCTCTCATCCCATGCAACTTCATCAGAAacccacaacaacaaaatacccTCTTCTCCATTCGAGTTCCTTGAGCATCTCAAGGGATGCCACAAGGGTGACAAGGTAAAAGGCATCCAAGACCTCAAAAAATACCTCGGAAAATTTGGTTACTTAAGCAGCAACAATAATGGCCACTtcaatgatgatgattttgacGACCAATTGGAGTCAGCCATCAAAACTTACCAAATCAATTACCACCTCAAAGCCACTGGAACATTGGATGCCAAAACCGTATCCAATATGATGATGCCACGTTGCGGTGTCGCAGATATCATTAATGGTACCTCCTCCATGCGATCAGGCAAACAAAGGCACCctcaccaccatcaccacggAGGACACACAGTTGCTCATTATACTTTCTTCCGGGGAAACCCAAAATGGCCGGCCTCTAAGTATCACCTCACCTATGCCTTTCTTCAAGGCACCCCAGCTGAGGCCACGGGACCAGTTGCACGTGCTTTTCAAACATGGGCCGCCAACACACACTTCACCTTCAGCCAGAGCAATCAGAACCCCGATCTGACAGTGAGTTTTCACAGGGGTAATCATGGAGACGGAGCTCCCTTTGACGGGCTAGGAGGGACCATAGCCCATGCATTTGCGCCAACAAACGGGAGATTTCACTACGACGCTGATGAGCGGTTTTCTGTGGGCGCCGTGAGTGGTGCTTATGACTTGGAGACTGTGGCTTTGCATGAGATAGGGCACCTTCTTGGGCTTGGGCACAGCTCTGTTCAGGGAGCTATTATGTACCCGACTATAAGCCCTGGAGTGACCCAGCAGAGCTTGCATGGGGATGATATTCAAGGAATTAAAGCTTTATACAACGCTTGA